ACAACCGCGGTCGTCGGTAAGACCCTCGAGGCGGCCATCGTGGTGCTTTTCGTTGGCCTGCTCACGACGACGTTGCACGCCGGGATCGCCCCCACCTACGAGCGCGCCGCCGGCGAGGAGGTCGCCGACAGGGTTCTCGTGGCCGCAAGCGACGAGATCGAACGGGCGGCCCCGCCCGATCGACAGGGCACCGAACGTTACGGGCTGGAGATGGAACGGCGGGTGGATCTGCCCCCTCGGATCGCCTCCGGAAACTACAGAGTGACCGCCGACGGGACCACGCTGCGGCTCGAGCATCCGGAAACGGAGATCGAGACGGCAGCGGAACTCGCGGTTCCGGCGTCGGTGACGGACGTCACCGGAACCTGGCGAAGCGGGGCGGAAACGATACTCGTGATCGAGGCCGAACGGGGCGAAGAGACCACCCACGGGGACGGAGAGACGATCGGCGTGACGATCCGGCTGGTGAACCGATGACGCCCGGACCCGACGGCCGAGGGGGGTCGACTGAACCGGTCCGGGGGCAGGCCAACATGGTGAGCCTCGCTGTCGCGCTGCTCCTGCTCGTTGGGGCCGCCGGAACGGCGATCGCGATAGCGCACGGATCGCTTGCAGCCGCCGAGCGCGAGCCGGCAGAACGGAACGTAGCGACGGACCTCGCCGACCGTCTCGTCTCGTCGGATGCCCCCCACGTCCGTCGGGAGAACGTGCTCGATCGGAACGAAATCGAGGCGCTCTCGGTGACCGATGTCGAGTCGCTAGCACCCGGGATCGAGGACCGCCCGTTCCGGATCCGGATCGACGATCGGACGCTGCTCGAGCGGGGTGAACCAACGGGCGGAACGAGGGTCGAACGCCTCGTCGTCCTCGCCGCGGACGACGAACGGACGTACCGACTCGATCTCGAGGAGGACGAAGCCGTGACGGTGCCTCGTCGGACGGACGAGCTCCAGGTGACCGTCGAGCCCGAAAACGACACCAGCGTGTCGACGATCCGGGTCAACGACCGCGTCCTCCTGTACGATCCGGGCGGGCTCGAGGGAACCGCAACGGCGTCGGTCCCCTGGACTGCGACACTGCGGGTGACCGTCCAGGCGGAGGGCTCGGACGGCACTGTGGCGATAACCGCGACGCCGGAGACGACGGCGAAAGCGCATCTGGAGGTGACCGTCGGTGCCGAGAGGTGAGCGGCCCCGGATGGGACACGATCGACGGAGGGGATCCGGGTCACACCGGGGACAGCTGTCTATCACGCTGATCGAGGCGATCGTCGGGGTCGTATTCGTGTTCGGGGTCGCCGTCACTTTCGGGATCGGCGTGCCTGCGGCGGGAGCCGACACCGCACAGCTGGACCGGTACGCGACGGACACGGTGACCGTCCTGGAAAACGAACCACCGCGACACGTCGGCGAGACGCGGCTCACCGAACTCACCAGGTCGGCGTCCGGCTTCGATCGCGAACGGGACGCACTCGAGCGGCGTGTCGGCCTGATCCTTCCGGACAACGTGTTCTATCGAGTGAACGTGTCGGGGCCGGACGAAGCCTACGGCGCTGTCGGTCAGGAACGCCCTCGCGGCGTTCCCGTT
The Halalkaliarchaeum desulfuricum DNA segment above includes these coding regions:
- a CDS encoding DUF7263 family protein translates to MTPGPDGRGGSTEPVRGQANMVSLAVALLLLVGAAGTAIAIAHGSLAAAEREPAERNVATDLADRLVSSDAPHVRRENVLDRNEIEALSVTDVESLAPGIEDRPFRIRIDDRTLLERGEPTGGTRVERLVVLAADDERTYRLDLEEDEAVTVPRRTDELQVTVEPENDTSVSTIRVNDRVLLYDPGGLEGTATASVPWTATLRVTVQAEGSDGTVAITATPETTAKAHLEVTVGAER
- a CDS encoding DUF7266 family protein, which encodes MTDPAPSKGLHRRRERTDRATTAVVGKTLEAAIVVLFVGLLTTTLHAGIAPTYERAAGEEVADRVLVAASDEIERAAPPDRQGTERYGLEMERRVDLPPRIASGNYRVTADGTTLRLEHPETEIETAAELAVPASVTDVTGTWRSGAETILVIEAERGEETTHGDGETIGVTIRLVNR
- a CDS encoding DUF7262 family protein, which encodes MGHDRRRGSGSHRGQLSITLIEAIVGVVFVFGVAVTFGIGVPAAGADTAQLDRYATDTVTVLENEPPRHVGETRLTELTRSASGFDRERDALERRVGLILPDNVFYRVNVSGPDEAYGAVGQERPRGVPVGYAAVTTRHGEVELWVWYG